A window of the Isosphaera pallida ATCC 43644 genome harbors these coding sequences:
- a CDS encoding pyridoxine 5'-phosphate synthase, which translates to MTKLSVNVNKIATLRNTRHYEVPNLERLARIALDAGAAGITIHPRPDRRHIRPGDVPKLAKVVAEFPDAEFNIEGNPFGAEYLQHLANVRPTQATFVPDADDQFTSDHGFDLSDPQVCQSLKPKIAEVQGLGCRVSLFLDPRPDLVPHAARLGADRIELYTAPYAQAFPTPQLNSVLELYIQTAQAAVEHGLGVNAGHDLSLDNLARFLSSVPKVLEVSIGHAFIADALEFGMAETVRRYRAITG; encoded by the coding sequence ATGACCAAACTGAGTGTCAACGTCAACAAGATCGCCACGTTGAGAAACACCAGGCATTACGAGGTGCCGAATCTGGAACGTCTGGCTCGAATCGCCCTCGACGCCGGCGCGGCCGGCATCACGATCCACCCTCGGCCCGATCGTCGCCACATCCGCCCCGGCGACGTGCCCAAACTAGCCAAGGTCGTCGCCGAGTTCCCCGACGCCGAGTTCAACATCGAAGGCAACCCCTTCGGCGCAGAATACCTTCAACACCTAGCCAACGTTCGACCCACCCAGGCCACCTTCGTCCCGGACGCCGACGATCAATTCACCAGCGATCATGGTTTTGATCTGAGCGATCCCCAGGTCTGTCAAAGCCTGAAACCCAAGATCGCCGAAGTTCAAGGTTTAGGCTGCCGAGTCAGCTTGTTCCTCGACCCGCGGCCCGACCTGGTCCCTCACGCTGCCCGTCTAGGAGCCGATCGCATCGAACTGTACACCGCCCCTTATGCTCAAGCGTTTCCCACCCCTCAACTCAACAGTGTTCTTGAACTCTACATCCAAACCGCCCAGGCCGCCGTAGAACATGGTCTAGGGGTCAACGCCGGGCACGACCTGAGCCTGGACAACCTCGCGCGGTTTCTCTCCAGCGTTCCCAAGGTTCTCGAAGTGTCGATCGGTCATGCCTTCATCGCCGATGCCCTCGAATTTGGCATGGCCGAGACTGTCCGGCGCTACCGCGCCATCACCGGTTGA
- a CDS encoding Dabb family protein, giving the protein MLAHMVYFKLKDSSDAAKAKLIEACHKYLSIHPGIVFYAAGTLAEQYDRDVNDRDFDVALQLVFDTAAAHDAYQVDPKHQKFIDENKDNWAKVRVFDAVVGSAPSR; this is encoded by the coding sequence ATGCTGGCTCACATGGTTTACTTCAAACTCAAAGACTCGTCCGACGCGGCCAAAGCCAAGCTGATCGAAGCATGTCACAAGTACCTTTCGATTCATCCCGGAATCGTCTTCTACGCCGCGGGAACACTGGCCGAGCAATACGACCGCGACGTGAACGATCGCGATTTTGACGTGGCGCTCCAACTCGTCTTCGACACCGCCGCAGCTCATGATGCCTATCAGGTCGATCCCAAGCATCAAAAATTCATTGACGAGAACAAAGACAACTGGGCCAAGGTCCGAGTGTTCGACGCGGTCGTAGGTTCGGCCCCGTCGCGTTGA